A single window of Gemmatimonadaceae bacterium DNA harbors:
- a CDS encoding prepilin peptidase, translated as MFRLTDSPLWIPLAGGLFTGALVIASAADVRSRRIPNGMAAGLLGMGVLVQLVGHGVAGLSTATLGALTGLAIWLPFWLLHMMGGGDVKLFAAGAAWLGPLGAAEGAMLAGLCGGLLSLGWLLWTRGAGYTALRLQLGVRQPRQLHEPSVDARDARVPYALAMTAGLLLAWWKPGLILGGVA; from the coding sequence ATGTTCCGCCTGACCGATAGTCCGCTGTGGATACCCCTCGCTGGAGGGTTGTTCACCGGTGCGCTGGTGATCGCATCCGCGGCAGACGTTCGGTCACGACGGATCCCCAACGGGATGGCGGCGGGTCTCCTCGGCATGGGCGTGCTGGTACAGCTGGTGGGGCACGGGGTGGCGGGGCTCAGCACCGCCACCCTTGGCGCTCTCACGGGGCTGGCGATCTGGTTGCCGTTCTGGTTGCTCCACATGATGGGCGGCGGCGATGTGAAGCTGTTTGCCGCCGGAGCCGCGTGGCTTGGACCGCTGGGCGCGGCCGAAGGGGCGATGCTCGCCGGATTGTGCGGTGGTCTGCTCTCCCTTGGCTGGCTCCTCTGGACACGCGGCGCGGGATACACCGCGCTTCGGCTGCAGCTCGGGGTGCGCCAACCGCGTCAGCTGCACGAGCCCTCGGTGGATGCGCGTGATGCACGCGTGCCCTACGCGCTCGCGATGACCGCCGGGCTGCTGCTGGCCTGGTGGAAACCCGGGCTCATTCTGGGAGGTGTCGCATGA
- the cpaB gene encoding Flp pilus assembly protein CpaB — translation MDLNRYSVVLVVALATAGSATFGVYRLIERTRAQNQLVLAPVVIASQDIPEGAALMRSALSAERWPAASVPDSAFGQIDSVVGRVTRIAVFKGEAIIPGRLAPLGTGQGIQVKITPGKRAMAVRIDDVVGVSGLIQPDSRVDVLVTLREQGDDRQVSKLFMSNMRVLSVGTVDRAARDNEPIKATTATLEVTPFEAERLAVAMRDGTIQLVLRGYGDPDSIVTKGARTEDVLMRDPPPPPQPAPEKAGAARPRIVVRYLPAPTPAPTVAPPRDSAVIAPPKAPDSVAVQVIRGDKVTNQKFEKRDSSKSDSVKRKPPLP, via the coding sequence ATGGACCTCAATCGTTACTCCGTGGTTCTGGTGGTCGCGCTCGCGACCGCAGGCAGTGCCACCTTCGGGGTGTACCGCCTGATCGAGCGCACGCGCGCCCAGAACCAACTCGTCCTGGCGCCCGTCGTGATCGCCAGCCAGGACATTCCCGAAGGGGCCGCCCTGATGCGCAGCGCGCTGTCGGCGGAGCGGTGGCCCGCGGCCTCGGTGCCCGACAGCGCCTTTGGCCAGATCGACTCCGTAGTCGGACGCGTGACCCGCATCGCGGTGTTCAAGGGCGAGGCCATCATCCCCGGACGCCTCGCTCCACTCGGCACCGGTCAGGGCATTCAGGTCAAGATCACGCCGGGCAAACGGGCGATGGCCGTCCGCATCGATGATGTGGTCGGGGTGAGCGGCCTGATTCAGCCGGATTCCCGCGTGGACGTCCTCGTGACACTGCGCGAGCAGGGCGACGATCGACAAGTCTCCAAGCTGTTCATGTCGAACATGCGCGTCCTGTCGGTCGGAACGGTCGATCGGGCGGCGCGAGACAACGAGCCGATCAAGGCCACGACGGCCACGCTCGAGGTCACGCCCTTCGAGGCGGAGCGCCTGGCCGTGGCGATGCGTGATGGCACGATCCAACTGGTGCTGCGCGGCTATGGTGATCCGGACTCGATCGTGACGAAGGGCGCACGGACGGAGGACGTGCTGATGCGCGACCCGCCGCCGCCGCCACAACCCGCGCCCGAGAAAGCGGGTGCGGCACGCCCTCGGATCGTCGTGCGCTACCTCCCGGCGCCAACGCCGGCACCAACGGTGGCGCCGCCCCGTGACTCGGCGGTCATCGCACCACCGAAGGCGCCCGATTCCGTCGCGGTGCAGGTCATCCGGGGCGACAAGGTCACCAACCAGAAGTTCGAGAAACGTGATTCGAGCAAAAGTGACTCGGTGAAACGGAAGCCGCCGCTCCCCTGA
- a CDS encoding putative sulfate/molybdate transporter, with the protein MNTRAPLAFSRHELAGAFGDLGTDLPLLVGVVLATGMDPTTAFVVFGALQIGSGLVYRLPMPVQPLKAMAAIAIAGKIAPTLLAAGGLIVGVVMLLLAQTGLLERIARVVPKMVVRGIQIGLGLQLAKLAFTQFLPSDGARGWLLAAVALVTVLTLRSNKKVPAALVVLGLGAAVAAYTWPATVAGPVGFHLPQWSGQWPTTDEFVKAAGLLALPQIALSLGNSVLATRQVVADFFPEREPLTVKRIGTTYALMNLLAAPLGGLPVCHGSGGIAGHYAFGARTGGSAILYGSALLLAGLFLVGDPAAFQRLVPGPILGTLLVVEAGAVLWLSRDQWGDWPAFMLAIGCGVTAAFAPYGYAIALVAGTVVALPIVRLRRRGLQTV; encoded by the coding sequence ATGAACACGCGTGCGCCGTTGGCGTTCTCTCGCCATGAACTCGCCGGTGCGTTCGGCGATCTCGGCACAGACCTGCCGCTGCTGGTCGGTGTGGTGCTGGCCACCGGGATGGACCCTACCACCGCGTTCGTGGTGTTTGGCGCACTCCAGATTGGCTCCGGGCTTGTCTATCGCCTGCCGATGCCCGTGCAGCCGCTCAAGGCCATGGCGGCGATTGCCATTGCCGGCAAGATCGCCCCCACCTTGCTCGCCGCCGGTGGGCTCATTGTCGGCGTGGTGATGCTGCTGCTCGCACAGACGGGGCTTCTGGAGCGCATCGCGCGCGTCGTTCCCAAGATGGTCGTGCGGGGCATTCAGATCGGACTGGGCCTCCAGCTCGCCAAGCTCGCTTTCACGCAGTTCCTGCCGAGCGATGGCGCGCGTGGCTGGCTGCTGGCGGCGGTGGCACTGGTGACGGTGCTGACGCTGCGCAGCAACAAGAAAGTGCCGGCGGCGCTCGTGGTGCTCGGCCTTGGTGCCGCCGTCGCGGCGTACACCTGGCCGGCGACTGTCGCCGGGCCCGTCGGCTTTCATCTGCCGCAGTGGAGCGGACAGTGGCCCACGACCGACGAGTTCGTGAAGGCGGCGGGGCTCCTCGCACTACCGCAAATCGCTCTCTCGCTCGGCAACTCAGTGCTCGCCACCAGGCAGGTGGTGGCGGACTTCTTCCCCGAGCGCGAGCCGCTCACGGTGAAGCGCATCGGCACGACGTACGCCCTCATGAACCTGCTCGCGGCCCCGCTGGGCGGCTTGCCGGTCTGTCACGGGTCGGGGGGGATCGCGGGCCACTACGCCTTCGGGGCGCGCACCGGTGGCAGTGCGATCCTCTACGGCAGTGCGCTCCTGCTGGCTGGCCTGTTCCTCGTGGGTGACCCGGCGGCGTTTCAGCGCCTCGTGCCGGGCCCCATTCTGGGCACGCTCCTGGTCGTGGAGGCCGGCGCTGTACTCTGGCTCTCGCGCGACCAGTGGGGCGACTGGCCCGCTTTCATGCTGGCCATTGGCTGCGGCGTGACGGCGGCATTTGCGCCGTACGGGTACGCGATCGCGCTGGTGGCGGGGACGGTGGTAGCGCTGCCTATCGTGCGGCTTCGCCGTCGCGGGCTTCAGACCGTCTGA
- a CDS encoding ATP-binding cassette domain-containing protein — translation MTSLAIDIAGAVKRYDHHVAVKSLSLAVPTGSVYGLLGPNGAGKTTTIRMLLNIIAPDEGRIHVLGKPNSDPALVDRIGYLPEERGLYRKMEVRRVLRFLGELKGLGGRDLETRIDAWLERMSLRGNGGADWSTSKVDELSRGMQQKVQFIGALLHDPELVILDEPFSGLDPINAQALKDTVVDLRKRGRTVIFSTHIMDNAERLCDSVCIIAGGEKVLDGAVSAVRDAHGTRLVALGLDGAPSPAVQAVLADRGLVQRVDDSHRFLEIELAAGTNSQALLHALVGAGAVIERFERVRPSLHRIFLEKVGATHVEAGMSGHG, via the coding sequence ATGACATCCCTCGCCATCGATATTGCGGGCGCCGTGAAGCGATACGATCACCATGTGGCGGTGAAGTCGCTCTCTCTCGCGGTCCCCACCGGCAGTGTGTACGGCTTGCTCGGCCCCAACGGCGCTGGCAAGACGACCACCATCCGGATGCTGCTCAACATCATTGCGCCCGACGAAGGGCGCATCCACGTGCTGGGAAAGCCCAACAGCGATCCCGCCCTGGTGGACCGGATCGGCTATCTCCCGGAGGAACGCGGGCTGTACCGGAAGATGGAAGTGCGTCGCGTCCTCCGCTTTTTGGGCGAGCTCAAGGGGCTGGGGGGGCGTGATCTGGAGACGCGCATCGACGCGTGGCTCGAGCGCATGAGCCTGCGCGGCAACGGCGGGGCCGACTGGAGCACCAGCAAGGTCGACGAGCTCTCGCGCGGCATGCAGCAAAAGGTGCAGTTCATTGGCGCCCTGCTGCACGACCCGGAGCTGGTCATTCTCGACGAACCGTTCAGCGGCCTCGACCCGATCAACGCGCAGGCGCTCAAGGACACGGTGGTCGACCTCCGCAAGCGCGGGCGCACCGTGATCTTCTCCACGCATATCATGGACAATGCCGAGCGGCTGTGTGACTCGGTGTGCATCATTGCCGGCGGCGAGAAGGTGCTGGACGGCGCGGTGTCCGCGGTGCGCGATGCGCACGGCACGCGTCTAGTCGCCCTCGGCCTCGACGGCGCGCCCTCACCAGCAGTGCAGGCCGTCCTTGCCGATCGTGGGCTGGTGCAGCGCGTTGATGATTCCCATCGCTTTCTGGAGATCGAACTCGCCGCCGGGACGAACTCGCAAGCGCTCCTGCACGCACTCGTCGGAGCCGGTGCCGTCATCGAGCGGTTCGAACGCGTGCGGCCGTCGCTGCATCGCATCTTCCTCGAAAAAGTCGGGGCCACCCATGTGGAAGCGGGGATGAGCGGACATGGCTAA
- a CDS encoding pilus assembly protein, giving the protein MTRSLSWWRAMRAQQRRLRTDEQGATLVEFAILVTLLLTLVFGAIDFGRALYTSNNLTAAAREAARYAARLPNPGAELAAIRDTAAAVMSPFGNAPVDAATQVVVTCKPGCSTSALQSIEVQINYPFTWLTPLPALMGKSLTPTLRARATFRWEGA; this is encoded by the coding sequence ATGACCCGTTCCCTCTCCTGGTGGCGCGCGATGCGGGCGCAGCAGCGGCGCCTGCGGACCGACGAACAGGGTGCCACGCTCGTCGAGTTCGCGATTCTCGTCACGCTGCTCCTCACCCTGGTGTTCGGGGCGATCGACTTTGGTCGCGCGCTCTACACGTCGAACAACTTGACGGCGGCCGCCCGAGAAGCGGCGCGGTATGCCGCGCGCTTGCCGAATCCGGGGGCGGAACTCGCCGCCATTCGCGATACGGCCGCCGCGGTCATGTCTCCCTTTGGCAACGCGCCCGTGGATGCCGCCACGCAGGTCGTCGTCACGTGCAAACCCGGCTGCAGCACCTCCGCGCTGCAGTCGATCGAAGTCCAGATCAATTATCCGTTCACGTGGCTGACGCCACTGCCGGCGCTGATGGGCAAGTCGCTCACCCCAACGCTGCGGGCGCGCGCCACCTTCCGGTGGGAAGGCGCCTGA
- a CDS encoding Flp family type IVb pilin — protein sequence MTTLVRRFTADDSGASLVEYGMLVLLIAVVVIGAVTTLGTKINTGFGKVNTALPN from the coding sequence ATGACAACGCTCGTCCGCCGGTTTACTGCGGATGACTCGGGTGCCTCGCTCGTCGAGTATGGGATGCTGGTGCTGCTGATTGCGGTGGTGGTCATTGGAGCCGTCACCACGCTCGGCACGAAGATCAACACGGGCTTCGGCAAGGTGAATACGGCGCTGCCGAACTAG
- a CDS encoding Flp family type IVb pilin: MWYATRESRLRAWREDEHGASLVEYGLLVLLIALVAIATVNTFGSKVAALFTEADGKLPNS, from the coding sequence ATGTGGTACGCGACACGTGAGTCTCGCCTCCGCGCCTGGCGCGAGGACGAGCATGGCGCCTCGCTCGTGGAGTACGGCCTACTCGTCCTGCTGATCGCGCTCGTTGCGATTGCCACCGTGAACACGTTCGGCTCCAAGGTGGCTGCGCTGTTCACGGAGGCCGACGGGAAGCTCCCCAACTCCTGA
- a CDS encoding PepSY domain-containing protein, whose translation MPTPAFWRQWHRWIGAPAALFLAFAALTGVIVAGVEFFGEDEAVREANRELVSAVKTTSPPDAWQGLINKVMTGAAKQAPDAPIDKIAIELKGTAPVITVYLGKPTGGEDKRLLFDARTGNFLHVDDYSDKPLINRIHSGEAFGDGGLVASMLWGLALFALTVSGFLLYWRLAGANRQGRTGLKRWFF comes from the coding sequence ATGCCTACCCCTGCCTTCTGGAGACAGTGGCACCGCTGGATCGGTGCCCCGGCCGCCCTTTTTCTGGCCTTTGCCGCCCTCACCGGCGTGATCGTCGCCGGCGTCGAGTTCTTTGGCGAGGACGAAGCCGTCCGCGAGGCCAACCGCGAGCTGGTGAGCGCGGTCAAAACGACCTCCCCGCCGGACGCCTGGCAGGGGTTGATCAACAAGGTCATGACCGGCGCCGCGAAGCAGGCGCCGGACGCCCCGATCGACAAGATCGCCATTGAGCTCAAGGGGACGGCGCCGGTCATCACCGTCTATCTGGGGAAGCCGACCGGCGGCGAAGACAAGCGCCTGCTCTTCGATGCCAGAACCGGGAATTTCCTGCACGTAGACGACTACTCCGACAAGCCGCTGATCAACCGCATCCACTCGGGGGAGGCGTTCGGCGACGGCGGGCTGGTGGCGTCGATGCTCTGGGGGCTCGCGCTCTTTGCGCTGACCGTGTCGGGGTTCCTGCTCTACTGGCGACTCGCGGGAGCGAACCGGCAGGGACGGACGGGACTCAAGCGGTGGTTCTTTTAG
- a CDS encoding DUF3520 domain-containing protein has translation MGIRDACMGTFPLGSKRIAGPPIAYLIRCHAPLWMLLRDSEYKGTSSAAQVLEQARAALGEDEGGYRAAFIELVERWRKLPK, from the coding sequence ATGGGCATCCGCGACGCTTGCATGGGTACCTTCCCATTAGGATCGAAGCGTATCGCCGGACCTCCAATCGCTTACCTGATTCGCTGCCACGCGCCGCTTTGGATGCTGCTGCGCGACTCGGAGTACAAGGGAACGAGCAGCGCCGCGCAGGTCCTGGAGCAGGCCCGCGCGGCGCTGGGGGAAGACGAGGGCGGCTATCGCGCCGCGTTCATCGAGCTGGTCGAACGCTGGCGCAAACTGCCGAAGTAA
- a CDS encoding ABC transporter permease: MANSKLMAVIRREYMERVRSKWFVIATLFGPVLFGSLMFLPALIASKNKDGNASANIHIIDLSGVQLGDRLATYLRGGVTGANTTDGPIVHTISRDSLAPAESLATRAVMDGRVKGYLVVDSATVLTGKARYAGSNTTALFDMQRLEKAVQRQVLDLRLEASGIDPDLGRQLTSLNAVVSTERLTKEGRGGSGQVNFFFGLAVAMLLYLTIFIYGLNVLRGVLEEKQTRVAEVVIASVPASKLLTGKVVGVGGVGLTQIVLWLVMGLAMYQVRAPILAKFGAADTPLSLPSISVATGAILVAFFVLGFMFYAGLFAAVGSTINSEQEAQQAQMPIVLLLVSSIMFAQNILMQPDGMLSRVLSTLPFSAPIIMPLRMTVAPVSPGEIALSLASVAIGAAVAVWLASRIYRVGLLMYGKRPSIGEVLRWVRAR, encoded by the coding sequence ATGGCTAACAGCAAGCTGATGGCGGTGATTCGCCGCGAATACATGGAGCGGGTGCGGTCGAAGTGGTTCGTGATCGCGACGCTCTTCGGCCCCGTGCTCTTTGGCAGCCTGATGTTCCTGCCGGCGCTCATCGCGTCGAAGAACAAAGACGGGAACGCGAGCGCGAACATTCACATCATCGATCTGTCCGGTGTGCAGCTGGGTGATCGCCTGGCGACCTACCTGCGGGGCGGGGTCACGGGGGCGAACACGACCGACGGGCCCATTGTCCATACGATCTCGCGCGACAGCCTGGCGCCGGCGGAGTCGCTGGCCACGCGCGCCGTGATGGACGGACGGGTAAAGGGCTACCTGGTGGTCGACTCCGCGACGGTGCTGACGGGCAAGGCGCGCTACGCCGGCAGCAACACGACCGCCCTCTTCGACATGCAGCGCCTCGAGAAGGCCGTCCAGCGCCAGGTGCTGGACTTGCGGCTGGAGGCCTCGGGCATCGATCCCGATCTCGGACGCCAGCTCACCTCGCTCAATGCCGTCGTGAGCACGGAACGCCTGACCAAGGAGGGTCGCGGTGGCTCCGGCCAGGTGAACTTCTTCTTCGGGCTCGCCGTCGCGATGCTGCTCTATCTCACGATCTTCATTTACGGGCTCAACGTGTTGCGCGGCGTGCTGGAGGAGAAGCAGACGCGCGTGGCCGAAGTGGTGATCGCGAGTGTGCCGGCGTCCAAGTTGCTCACGGGCAAGGTGGTGGGGGTGGGCGGCGTGGGCTTGACGCAGATCGTCCTCTGGCTGGTGATGGGACTCGCGATGTATCAGGTGCGCGCTCCGATCCTCGCGAAGTTCGGGGCGGCGGACACGCCGCTCTCGTTGCCGAGCATCTCGGTTGCGACCGGGGCTATTCTCGTTGCGTTCTTCGTGCTCGGGTTCATGTTCTACGCCGGCCTCTTCGCTGCGGTTGGCTCCACGATCAACAGCGAGCAGGAAGCGCAGCAGGCGCAGATGCCGATCGTGCTGCTCCTCGTGAGCAGCATCATGTTCGCGCAGAACATCCTGATGCAGCCGGATGGGATGCTCTCGCGCGTGCTCTCCACGCTCCCGTTCAGTGCCCCGATCATCATGCCGCTGCGCATGACGGTGGCGCCGGTGTCGCCGGGTGAGATTGCGCTGTCGTTGGCCAGTGTGGCGATCGGCGCGGCGGTCGCGGTGTGGCTGGCGTCGCGGATCTATCGCGTGGGGTTGCTCATGTATGGCAAGCGCCCGTCGATCGGTGAGGTGTTGCGCTGGGTTCGGGCACGGTAG
- a CDS encoding NAD(P)/FAD-dependent oxidoreductase, with product MESPLPTTVIIGAGPAGLTAAYVLAGAGYPVTVLEADPTYVGGISRTVRFKGFHFDIGGHRFFSKSERIEALWREMLPDDFLERPRSSRIFYNGQFFAYPLRPVQALWQLGLVESARCALSYAKARLRPNPAPRTFEEWVTNAFGERLYRIFFKTYTEKVWGMPCTEISADWAAQRIKGVSLRSAVITALLPSRRAGIKSLIGTFQYPRLGPGMLWERCTDVIRSRGGAVTLGRTVTDLAQRDDGRWIVGHVGTDGMRAEQVADHVVSSAPLRDVVAHLTPPPPPAMREAASRLGYRDFLTVALMLRDRERFSDNWLYVHDDTVKVGRIQNFKSWSPAMVPDPTLTCLGLEYFCFEGDGLWASSDADLVALATRELVQLGLADAADVVDGCVVRQPKAYPVYDDEYAERVQVIRDGLAAHYPNLHLIGRNGMHKYNNQDHAMMTGLLVAENIVAGRALHDPWLVNEDAEYLERLTPRSTPAVGSSGASGLRAVPTRVAP from the coding sequence ATGGAATCACCACTGCCCACCACTGTGATCATTGGCGCGGGGCCGGCCGGATTGACGGCCGCGTACGTGCTGGCGGGGGCGGGCTATCCGGTCACGGTGCTCGAGGCCGACCCCACGTATGTGGGCGGCATCTCGCGCACCGTGCGCTTCAAGGGGTTCCACTTCGACATTGGCGGCCACCGCTTCTTCTCCAAGTCGGAGCGCATCGAAGCGTTGTGGCGTGAAATGCTCCCCGATGATTTTCTCGAGCGCCCGCGCTCGAGCCGCATCTTCTACAACGGCCAGTTCTTCGCCTATCCGCTGCGCCCGGTGCAGGCGCTGTGGCAACTCGGCCTCGTCGAGTCCGCGCGCTGTGCACTCTCCTACGCGAAAGCGCGCCTCCGTCCCAATCCGGCGCCGCGCACCTTCGAAGAGTGGGTCACGAACGCGTTCGGCGAGCGGCTCTATCGCATCTTCTTCAAGACCTACACCGAAAAGGTGTGGGGCATGCCCTGCACCGAGATCTCGGCGGACTGGGCGGCGCAGCGTATCAAGGGCGTGTCGCTCCGTTCGGCGGTGATCACGGCCCTGCTGCCCTCGCGCCGCGCCGGGATCAAAAGCCTCATCGGCACCTTTCAGTATCCACGGCTCGGGCCAGGGATGCTCTGGGAGCGCTGCACCGACGTGATCCGGTCCCGTGGCGGTGCGGTGACGCTCGGTCGTACGGTCACCGATCTGGCGCAACGGGACGACGGCCGCTGGATCGTGGGGCACGTCGGCACCGATGGAATGCGCGCCGAGCAGGTGGCCGATCACGTCGTGTCATCGGCACCGCTGCGTGATGTCGTGGCGCATCTCACGCCGCCACCGCCACCGGCGATGCGCGAGGCGGCCTCGCGTCTTGGGTACCGCGATTTCCTCACGGTGGCGCTGATGCTCCGCGATCGGGAGCGCTTCAGCGACAACTGGCTGTACGTGCACGATGACACGGTGAAGGTCGGCCGTATCCAGAACTTCAAGAGCTGGTCGCCGGCGATGGTCCCCGATCCGACGCTCACCTGCCTCGGCCTCGAGTACTTCTGCTTCGAGGGCGACGGGCTGTGGGCCAGCAGCGACGCGGATCTCGTGGCGTTGGCCACCCGCGAGCTGGTCCAGCTGGGGCTCGCCGACGCGGCCGATGTCGTGGACGGCTGCGTGGTGCGCCAGCCCAAGGCGTATCCGGTGTACGACGACGAATACGCGGAACGGGTGCAGGTGATTCGCGACGGGCTTGCCGCCCACTATCCGAACCTGCATCTCATCGGCCGGAACGGGATGCACAAGTACAACAACCAGGACCACGCCATGATGACCGGCCTGCTGGTCGCCGAGAACATCGTGGCGGGGCGGGCGCTGCATGACCCGTGGCTGGTGAATGAGGACGCCGAGTATCTCGAGCGATTGACACCGCGGTCGACTCCCGCCGTAGGATCGAGTGGCGCGAGTGGGCTGCGGGCGGTTCCCACGCGCGTGGCGCCCTGA